The window TGTTCAGTCGACGGCACAAGAGTCAGCATCACGTCGACGGCCGCAGGAGAAAGCAAGATACAATATCAAGTGCTCTGGGCGACCTGGGCCTCATTGCCAGTCCACGGTCAGCACGGTCGGCTGGCCCTCGGTTTAGGCCTGAAAGTAGTGCAACGGATGCTCCGTTCCATCTTGAGGGTATGCATCTCACCTCCCGCGCCAACCTTATATACGCCCCCTAACTACAATGCGTCGCGACTCGTTTCCCCAACACcccccctcttcctcatcctccgtTCTCCTCTTTCCTCCACCTGACAATGACTGTTTTCCACTTTCAATTCTCTTCAGCAGAGTCGCTAACTTTGACCTCCTTCAGGCCATTCCCCTAGCAACGCAGCCTCACGCAGTACCGTTACTCTCAACCGAGGGCGGTCTGCAAGCACTACCAGCACCGCTACCGCTACATCTAGAAGAGTAGGAGGTATCGACAACAACGTCATGTCGAGCAGCGCGGATCGAGGCCGCATGCGGCGGGACAGGACATTCGTGGGCAGCGAATGTGCTGTCTGCGAGGAACCACTGGAGCACACGCTGCGAGGCGAGCGCATTCTCCAGTTCTCTTGCTCCCATGTCTCCCACGAAGCCTGCTTCTACGAGTTCATCCGCGAAATGGAGGCACAATACTGCCCAACCTGTGATGCCCCGCTACATCTTGACTCCAGCCGAGGCGGCAATGTCCTGGACATCAGTTCGTCATCTAGACGCACGGAAACGCAGAAGCATGCCGCTAATTCAGACGTAGACAAAATCAGCAACATGGTGCGTACTGCCGGCACCGAGTCAAGGGCTGGCACCGTCACCCCAGCGCCCACCTGGGAAAGCCAGGGGGCGCCCAGTGTAGAAACCCAAAGGCGTCAACAGTTGACGCATACTCCGAGTGTTGGCAGGACGAGCCAGCGCGATGGCAGGGACAACAGCTCAGATCGCTACGCTTCTACGAGACATACTCGCAATGACAGTACTGGCATGGCTTCGTCTAATGGCTATCCTGAGACTGCACAGAGCGGCTCTCAATGGCGCCACGACTACGACGTCCAGACAATGGAGACGACACCCAACAGCCCTCGCGCCGCTACGAGAAATCCCATTCCTCCCCCGATTGTGACCGTTCGCTCCGAGTTTCCTACCATCAGCAGGTCTCGCCAGCAACAGACGCTCACGTGCCTTGTCACTATCGAAGTTCCTGACAACAAATGGAGGCCGGACCCCGAGGATATTGGATCGCCGGTACAGTCACAATTGGCTGTTAACCCGGGCGTTCCTGAGGTGGCCCCTCGCGAGATATCACCTGCtccgacgccgacgccgaaCCCCCCACGTTTCCACCCTTACGAGTCTCCCGAGGTTTTGGAAGAAATGACGGAGAATCTACGCAACCGCGTCGATAACTGGCATGGACTAGAGTTCAATAGATTTGGACAGCTGAGACTGTGCGGCACGTTACGAGTGGGCAAAGATAAAGTATCATGGCAAGAGCTCGAGTGTTATCTCTTCTCCGAGATGCTCATTTGTGTCAAGGAGAAAAAGCTCCCGCCCCACTGGGATGAGTCTGGCGCTCAACGAAAGCAAGCTACTCGCTGCACACTCAAGGGCTCCATCTTGATAAAGAAGCATCTCAATGACGTAACGGAAACGGGAGCTATCGATGAGAACGTCCTTACTCTAAATCTCTCCGTGCTTGAACTGCCACAATTTCATCTCAGGTTTGACAACCGCAATCAGCTCAAGCTATGGAATCAAGCTCTATTGGATTTGAACGCTGTCGATTTTGCTCCTTCTATTCGAAGTCCCGATCTGGACCGCGGAGAGTTCTCTGAGAACGATGAGGACGGAGAGTGGGCACGGGCTGGCCAGCAACGTGTATCCTCCATTGCTTCTTCCTGGGGCCACAAGTCCGGCACGACTGCACCGACCGAGTACACCAATGTGCCAAGCAAGACCATTCGCCTCCCCAACGCTGTTCACGTCCCGATCGAcgtcgttgtcgttgttCCCATCTCTTCGTCAATGCAGGGTGTTAAGATCAACCTCGTCCGTGACGCACTCAAATTCATGGTCAGCACGCTTGGTGAGAGGGACCGCATGGGCCTCGTCACATTTGGTTCCGGTGGTGGCGGTGTGCCAATTGTTGGCATGACCACCAAGGCTTGGCCTGGTTGGTCCAATGTCCTGGGCTCAATCAAACCCGTTGGTCAGAAGAGCCATCGCGCCGACGTGGTCGAAGGTGCCAACGTTGCTATGGACCTGCTGATGCAGAGAAAACACAACAACCCCATTGCCACCATTCTGCTTATCAGCGATGTGTCGACATCCGACGCCGATTCTGTGGACTTTGTCGTCTCTAgggcagaagcagcaaagtAAGTTGAAATATTCATCATAAACTCGCCTGTTTTATGGAGCTAACAAAGACGCCGCCGTATAGGATCACTATTCACTCCTTTGGGCTGGGAATGACCCATAAGCCTGACACAATGATTGAACTCTCGACGAGGACAAAGGCATCATATACATATGTTAAGGACTGGATGATGCTGCGGGAATGTCTAGCTGGGTGCTTGGGCAGCATGCAGACACTGTCTCATCAGAAcgtcaagctcaagctcaagctcccAGAAGGATCACCTGCCAAGTTCCACAAAATCAGCGGCGCTTTGCAAATCACCAAGCGGGCAACGGGACGAGACGCCGAAGCGTCGCTCGGCGACCTCCGATTTGGAGATAAGCGTGATGTGCTGGTTCAGCTTGTCATCCTCCCCGACACCTCTTCTCAGGAGACGCTTGCTCCGGACCCATGGGACAACATTGTCTCAGGCCTGGAGGCTCTTGGTGGGTCGACAGATACCGATACAGAGAGGACCCTTTCGGTGGAGGAAGTGCCACTTATCCAGGCTGATCTCATCTGGGGCGACATCTTGAGAGATGGCACCACGGCTCAGATGCCACGACCATCTCTTCTGGCCATTACCATGCTGCCGGCAAATCTTGGTCAGAAGAACAAGTGGCAGAACACGCCGCCTATCCCCCCACACCCCAGCGTTGTGCAGAGGCGAATGGAGCTGCTCACCTCAGACATGCTCACGCGTGCCCTGACTCTTGTGAGCCGTGGCCAGCACGACCGCGCTCATACACTGTTGAACGAAACCCGCTCCATCCTCAAGGGCCTCGGCAAAGGTGGCTTGCCACCTGTGCCTCCCAGCAAATCGCTACCTTCGACACCGCACCCAGGCAACGATGGGTCTCCGGCATCCGGAACTCCAGATCGGAAGCGTAGCCCGTCGCCTACGTCGgcaacatcttcctctggCAATGGCCCGCCTGCGCTtggccctcctcctccgctaGGCCGGTCACGCTCCACCGACGGACTGACACTGGGCGTCGGTATCGACGCCACAACAGTTGCTGCTCTCGATGCTGAACTCGAGAGCAGTCTAGAATGGATCCAACACCCTGCCGTGTTCGGCCGCGACAGTCGTAAGGCGGTTCTCCAAGCAATCGGAGTTATAAGCTCGCAACGTGCCTTTACGTCGCGGAGCCCCATTGAGAGTCTGTGGTCGAGCCGGATCGGTGGCATCAAGCGCCTTGCAGAACGCAGCCGAGAgtggcgagaagaaggcggcggtGAGGGCGGAATCACTGAAGAGGCGTGATTCAATTGCCTCTTGGTCATGAGCGAATGACACCCTCGTACGTTCCGTTTAtagcatggccatggcgtTTGGGACGGCTTTCTGcttttgtttatttgttttgcttttttttttttttttttttttttttttttttttggcaaATTTTTCAACGATCTCatggttttttttccttggAAGATTTATTCGGATTCCCTTGGAACGTCTCGACGTATTCACGATATTTCCTTGCACAAGATATCTTATTTACCGACTTGCTGGTGATACCATCAAGCTTTAGAAATCTATGACACTGCAACCTTTTTCCCTCTCAAAAGTATACCCCCTCAAGGcacacacaacacacacatacacGCACACAGTCTCTCTACCTTTGCCTGGTAGTGAGAAACGTCCCTCTCGTGTTTGTTTTCTTAGCTTGTTTCTGGTCTTTTTTTCGGTCTCGTTTTCTACCCATCTTAATTTTGCGATGCAAGATGGTAGCCGTATATACAAGTTTCCAATCTCTACGACATCTTTGGAAGCGAAAAAGCAATTATCGTATTGCTTGTTACTGTCATTTGATTACACCTCTGTTAGACCGTAGTGTTTCCTtgtgtcttctttttttctttttttttctctttctcttctatTCGGAATGGGTTGGATTGGAATAATGGAAGAAAATCTCGGATTTTCTTTGGGAATATTTGGCTGAGAGCGGATTGTGCATTAAACAAAGACGCTTATGTGTAACATACATATTTCGATTTGCATGGTATTACGAGGAAACACTGGAATGGTTGGAGGCCCGATTCTATTCAAATGCTAGATAGTTGTGTGCTTTTATGCTGAATACATGTCTGACAAGCCCCTTTTCGTTTGGCGCCCTTCTCGAGTGCTCGCTTCAACACATATCAAATGGACAATGCTGATGACAGCTCAACTTCTAGCTAAGGACAAACCGAGAATTGGAGAATTGCCAGACAAAGAAAGATATGAACATTCTATCCCTATTCCTGACCCTTTTCGATGTCTATTTGAAGCCACtagttcttcttcttctcaaccgGGTTCGCAAGGGCATCGAGAATCTCCTTGAAGGACTGGATAATCTCCTCGGtgtgcttctcttcccactccTTTCTCGTGGCCTCGCCCAGATTCCCCTCACCAATAGCGAGGAAAGCGTCGGGCCCAACGCCGCCAGAGAAGGCAAGCTGGGGCCTAGTAGCAGAGACCCTGAGGCCAACACCCTCGAGCGAGCCCTTGACCTGCTCAGACGCGATCTTTGCACCAGAAATGCCGTAACTAACGATGGCGGCGGGCTTGCCGTCCCACTCATTCTTGAGGTAGTCGATTGCGTTCTTGGTGCTCCCCGCGACGCCGTAGTTGTACTCTGGCACGATGAGGACGTAGGCGTCGTGGGAGGCGATTTCGGCGGACCAGCGCTTGGAGTGCTCGTGGATGAACTGGCCACGGGCGGGGACGTTTGCGGGGATGACGGGCTCGTCGTAGACGGGGAGCTTGAAGGTGTCGACGTCGACGATGGAGAGGGtcgccgaggaggatgaggcgagGGGGGTGAGGACTTTGTGGACGAATGAGGCGACGTTGGGGCCGAGACGGGGGG of the Trichoderma breve strain T069 chromosome 4, whole genome shotgun sequence genome contains:
- a CDS encoding pleckstrin homology domain-containing protein, with product MFSRRHKSQHHVDGRRRKQDTISSALGDLGLIASPRRVGGIDNNVMSSSADRGRMRRDRTFVGSECAVCEEPLEHTLRGERILQFSCSHVSHEACFYEFIREMEAQYCPTCDAPLHLDSSRGGNVLDINKISNMVRTAGTESRAGTVTPAPTWESQGAPSVETQRRQQLTHTPSVGRTSQRDGRDNSSDRYASTRHTRNDSTGMASSNGYPETAQSGSQWRHDYDVQTMETTPNSPRAATRNPIPPPIVTVRSEFPTISRSRQQQTLTCLVTIEVPDNKWRPDPEDIGSPVQSQLAVNPGVPEVAPREISPAPTPTPNPPRFHPYESPEVLEEMTENLRNRVDNWHGLEFNRFGQLRLCGTLRVGKDKVSWQELECYLFSEMLICVKEKKLPPHWDESGAQRKQATRCTLKGSILIKKHLNDVTETGAIDENVLTLNLSVLELPQFHLRFDNRNQLKLWNQALLDLNAVDFAPSIRSPDLDRGEFSENDEDGEWARAGQQRVSSIASSWGHKSGTTAPTEYTNVPSKTIRLPNAVHVPIDVVVVVPISSSMQGVKINLVRDALKFMVSTLGERDRMGLVTFGSGGGGVPIVGMTTKAWPGWSNVLGSIKPVGQKSHRADVVEGANVAMDLLMQRKHNNPIATILLISDVSTSDADSVDFVVSRAEAAKITIHSFGLGMTHKPDTMIELSTRTKASYTYVKDWMMLRECLAGCLGSMQTLSHQNVKLKLKLPEGSPAKFHKISGALQITKRATGRDAEASLGDLRFGDKRDVLVQLVILPDTSSQETLAPDPWDNIVSGLEALGGSTDTDTERTLSVEEVPLIQADLIWGDILRDGTTAQMPRPSLLAITMLPANLGQKNKWQNTPPIPPHPSVVQRRMELLTSDMLTRALTLVSRGQHDRAHTLLNETRSILKGLGKGGLPPVPPSKSLPSTPHPGNDGSPASGTPDRKRSPSPTSATSSSGNGPPALGPPPPLGRSRSTDGLTLGVGIDATTVAALDAELESSLEWIQHPAVFGRDSRKAVLQAIGVISSQRAFTSRSPIESLWSSRIGGIKRLAERSREWREEGGGEGGITEEA
- a CDS encoding NADPH-dependent FMN reductase domain-containing protein; its protein translation is MASKIAIIITSTRTPRLGPNVASFVHKVLTPLASSSSATLSIVDVDTFKLPVYDEPVIPANVPARGQFIHEHSKRWSAEIASHDAYVLIVPEYNYGVAGSTKNAIDYLKNEWDGKPAAIVSYGISGAKIASEQVKGSLEGVGLRVSATRPQLAFSGGVGPDAFLAIGEGNLGEATRKEWEEKHTEEIIQSFKEILDALANPVEKKKN